From Alteromonas sp. RKMC-009, one genomic window encodes:
- a CDS encoding PAS domain-containing hybrid sensor histidine kinase/response regulator, which yields MNVSILEENNSSLFGQHAQRFADNFPSAIVLTDVHGKVVYLNRFAERYLPQDFTRVLHQSFSVVISPSSLGLFNDAFRNVVAEGGSFSLDVDTITDLERSSLTIFALDEETLCITLQACPAGPQSTDDPHSPPLSEQNEALHKQRRLYEAALSNSPDPVYIFDLSGRFTYVNDALLDIWGITWDEAVGKTLYELNYEKWHADRHMQEIEQVIATKQPIRRDVPYHGAHGLRMYDYIFVPVLDAYGNVEAIAGSTRDVTERYEAEKIARDADKRKDEFLATLAHELRNPLAPIRNALEILQSDQFSQQKKNESFELVGRQVTQMVRLVDDLMDVSRITRGKIKLERAPLDICSAIHDALETAQPVIDENHHALSINFPEENVWVDGDSVRLAQIFTNIINNAAKYTPSGGEISIDVKPAGALINVEIRDNGIGIPSDKLNEVFTMFSQVEGVLERSQGGLGIGLTLVKRLVEMHGGNVSVQSDSSGTLFTVSLPRIDVDKREIQKATASKPEYNAADSSPLTVLIADDNQDAAITMGWILEAKGCDVVVVEDGPSALKAVENFSPDLILLDIGMPGMNGYDLCIALREMPELEHSVFVAQTGWGQPSHIKRSQEAGFHHHLVKPLDMGDLIPIVDEVRQLKSRLSS from the coding sequence TTGAACGTATCCATATTGGAAGAAAACAATAGCAGCTTATTCGGGCAGCATGCACAACGCTTCGCCGATAACTTTCCTTCTGCCATCGTCCTGACTGATGTACACGGCAAAGTGGTTTATCTGAACCGGTTTGCGGAAAGGTATTTGCCACAGGATTTCACACGAGTTCTGCATCAATCTTTTTCTGTTGTGATCTCTCCCTCAAGTCTTGGTTTATTCAACGATGCATTCAGGAATGTCGTGGCTGAAGGCGGTTCTTTCAGTCTGGATGTCGATACAATTACCGATCTTGAGCGAAGTTCTCTGACAATATTCGCCCTTGATGAGGAAACGCTTTGTATCACGCTGCAGGCTTGTCCGGCTGGCCCTCAAAGCACTGATGATCCTCATAGCCCGCCTTTGAGTGAGCAAAACGAGGCTCTCCACAAGCAGCGCCGGCTATACGAAGCTGCTTTATCAAATAGCCCTGATCCGGTTTATATCTTCGATCTCTCCGGTCGGTTTACTTACGTCAATGATGCATTGCTCGATATCTGGGGAATAACGTGGGACGAAGCAGTGGGCAAAACGCTGTACGAGCTCAACTACGAGAAATGGCATGCTGACAGGCATATGCAGGAAATTGAGCAGGTCATCGCGACAAAGCAACCCATCAGGAGGGATGTGCCTTATCATGGCGCACATGGCCTTCGTATGTATGACTACATTTTCGTACCCGTACTTGATGCATATGGGAATGTAGAGGCCATTGCAGGTTCAACCCGCGACGTGACAGAGCGGTATGAAGCAGAAAAAATTGCAAGAGATGCAGACAAAAGAAAAGATGAGTTTCTTGCGACTTTAGCTCATGAATTGCGCAATCCGCTGGCCCCTATCCGGAACGCTCTGGAAATCCTGCAATCCGATCAGTTTTCACAACAAAAGAAAAATGAGTCATTTGAATTAGTGGGGCGTCAGGTGACACAAATGGTTCGCCTTGTGGACGACCTGATGGACGTATCCAGGATCACCAGAGGAAAGATTAAACTGGAGCGTGCACCGCTGGATATTTGCAGCGCCATTCATGATGCATTAGAGACGGCGCAGCCCGTTATTGACGAAAACCATCATGCATTATCAATCAACTTTCCTGAAGAAAATGTGTGGGTAGACGGTGATTCTGTCCGGCTTGCTCAGATATTTACTAACATTATTAATAATGCAGCCAAATACACACCTTCCGGCGGTGAGATTAGTATCGATGTAAAGCCTGCCGGCGCTCTGATTAATGTTGAAATACGGGATAATGGCATAGGCATACCTTCTGATAAGCTGAACGAAGTCTTCACTATGTTTTCTCAGGTCGAAGGCGTACTTGAGCGTTCACAGGGTGGGTTGGGTATTGGTCTTACACTGGTCAAGCGCCTTGTGGAAATGCACGGTGGTAATGTATCCGTGCAAAGCGACAGCAGTGGAACATTGTTTACTGTCTCTTTACCCCGTATTGATGTTGATAAGCGTGAAATTCAGAAGGCGACGGCATCAAAGCCAGAATATAACGCGGCGGATTCTTCTCCGTTAACAGTTCTGATTGCCGATGATAATCAGGATGCTGCCATTACCATGGGGTGGATCCTTGAGGCCAAAGGTTGTGATGTAGTGGTTGTCGAAGATGGGCCATCAGCACTTAAAGCCGTCGAAAATTTTTCTCCGGATTTGATCCTGCTGGACATCGGGATGCCTGGTATGAACGGTTATGATTTATGTATCGCATTACGTGAGATGCCTGAGCTGGAACATTCCGTTTTTGTAGCCCAGACAGGTTGGGGTCAGCCTTCTCACATCAAACGTTCGCAGGAGGCAGGGTTTCATCATCACCTGGTGAAACCTCTGGACATGGGTGACTTGATACCCATCGTTGACGAAGTCAGGCAATTAAAGTCCCGGCTATCGTCATAA
- a CDS encoding S26 family signal peptidase, whose translation MLKLLVVDGRSMEPALSAGTFVLVRHLFWRLPRINDIVAFRCQTRGLLIKRVISVEPELGLYLGGDNIAESITSEQIGWVKPADIIGKVLWRSR comes from the coding sequence ATGCTGAAACTTCTCGTCGTTGATGGCCGCAGCATGGAGCCGGCACTGAGTGCCGGTACGTTTGTGCTGGTGCGCCATCTTTTCTGGCGACTCCCCCGCATTAACGACATTGTCGCTTTTCGTTGTCAGACCCGTGGCCTGCTTATCAAAAGGGTTATTTCTGTGGAACCTGAACTCGGGCTCTATCTCGGTGGCGACAATATTGCTGAATCAATCACTTCCGAACAAATAGGCTGGGTAAAACCAGCTGATATCATCGGCAAAGTTCTGTGGCGCAGCCGCTGA